The following proteins are encoded in a genomic region of Cryptomeria japonica chromosome 11, Sugi_1.0, whole genome shotgun sequence:
- the LOC131040158 gene encoding cytochrome b561 and DOMON domain-containing protein At5g47530 yields the protein MMGRPLFLILGAAVLLFAWNAAAQTSDSSCPLQFTVGEAKTYQFCNPLNALGATLSYIHHAENGSLDIAFKATPAASGGWVGWGINPNGLQMIGTQALIAFRLSNGSTVVDTYNVASKTAALNPSKISITVSSKSAVYESSSGKITIFASLALGSNQTSVNQVWQVGSSVSNLSPAIHTTSGANLRSLGTLNIKSGAASAPAGLSHQTLKNRHGIINVVSWGILMPIGIIIARYVKTFEVADPAWFYLHAICQSSAYVIGVSGWATGLKLGSYSKGVEQTSHRRIGIALFCLATLQVFALLLRPKKDHKFRVYWNVYHHSIGYSVIVLSIFNIFKGFDILVPEQKWKDAYIGVIIALGAIAVMLEIVTWIIYFQRKSRNSRKSSSEMNGYDQDQSHV from the exons ATGATGGGGCGTCCCCTGTTCTTGATCTTGGGAGCTGCTGTGCTACTGTTTGCTTGGAATGCTGCTGCACAGACTtcagattcaagttgccctctacAGTTCACAGTTGGTGAGGCCAAAACTTACCAATTCTGTAACCCCCTGAATGCATTAGGAGCTACTCTGTCATATATCCACCATGCAGAGAATGGGTCATTAGATATAGCTTTCAAGGCCACCCCTGCTGCTTCTGGAGGATGGGTAGGTTGGGGGATAAACCCAAATGGGCTGCAAATGATTGGCACACAGGCTCTGATTGCCTTTAGATTGAGTAATGGATCAACTGTGGTTGACACATATAATGTGGCCTCTAAGACTGCTGCTTTGAATCCTTCAAAGATTAGCATCACTGTGAGCAGCAAGAGTGCTGTGTATGAGAGTAGCAGTGGGAAGATAACCATATTTGCTTCCTTGGCACTTGGTTCCAACCAAACCAGTGTGAATCAGGTGTGGCAGGTGGGGAGTTCAGTCAGTAACTTAAGTCCTGCCATACATACTACTTCTGGGGCCAATCTCAGGAGTTTAGGGACACTCAATATCAAAAGTGGAGCCGCCTCTGCTCCTGCTGGGCTTTCTCACCAGACTCTCAAAAAT AGGCATGGAATAATCAATGTTGTCAGTTGGGGTATATTGATGCCAATTGGAATCATTATTGCTAGATATGTCAAGACATTTGAAGTTGCAGATCCTGCATGGTTTTACCTCCATGCCATATGCCAATCCTCAGCGTATGTTATTGGAGTAAGTGGTTGGGCCACTGGCTTGAAGTTGGGCAGCTATAGCAAAGGGGTAGAACAAACTTCACACAGAAGAATTGGGATTGCACTTTTCTGTCTTGCAACTTTACAG GTATTTGCACTACTCTTACGGCCTAAGAAGGATCACAAGTTCCGTGTATATTGGAATGTTTATCACCACTCTATTGGCTATTCGGTGATCGTATTGAGTATATTTAACATCTTTAAAGGCTTTGACATCTTAGTTCCTGAGCAAAAGTGGAAGGATGCATATATTGGTGTCATTATTGCTTTGGGTGCAATTGCTGTCATGCTCGAAATTGTGACATGGATCATCTACTTCCAACGCAAGTCAAGAAATTCCCGCAAATCCTCTAGTGAAATGAATGGCTATGATCAAGATCAATCACATGTTTAG